A stretch of the Rosa rugosa chromosome 5, drRosRugo1.1, whole genome shotgun sequence genome encodes the following:
- the LOC133711946 gene encoding uncharacterized protein LOC133711946 — protein sequence MAEQRGNTRPVAGQEGDQSEDTQDKRRWTDEEVVQLCKSWKVVSQCPAVGTNQKKNDLWMRVKRHFDANWPQSRSTQSLQGTWKILKVELFEWHCALRQAKNWYKSSSNAVDEQDEAQKLWHNGMKKKGKTKRHLFQSFDSYAVVEGFAQFKDIPSHTSGGTSNVGSQHTHTQPIAENSLINLDMDLLNNGVDNLHPLNSVINSCLQMKARFEECIVAHVYREVNMVAKVLSKCSLDTNIGTIYMEQPPPQVINAFLDDLSEVPRSRKVCNALS from the exons atggccgaacaaaggggaaacacacgtccagtggccggacaagagggagatcaaagtgaagatactcaagataaaaggagatggacggatgaggaagttgttcaattgtgcaagtcttggaaagtTGTAAGCCAATGTCCGGCTGTgggcacaaatcagaaaaaaaacgaCTTATGGATGCGCGTGAAGCGACATTTTGACGCAAATTGGCCGCAAAGCCGATCAACCCAATCTTTGCAGGGAACgtggaaaattttgaaggttgaactctttgagtggcattgtgcattaaggcaagcgaaaaattggtacaagagcagttcgaatgcggttgatgag CAAGATGAAGCACAGAAATTGTGGCATAACGGGATGAAGAAAAAAGGGAAGACCAAAAGACACCTGTTTCAGAGTTTTGATAGTTACGCTGTTGTGGAGGGCTTTGCACAATTTAAAGACATCCCTAGCCATACATCCGGAGGAACATCAAATGTAGGAAGTCAACATACGCACACACAACCAATTGCTGAAAATTCCCTcatcaacttggacatggat TTGTTGAACAATGGTGTTGATAACCTTCATCCTCTTAATAGTGTTATCAATAGCTGCCTACAAATGAAAGCTAGATTTGAAGAATGCATTGTAGCTCATGTGTATCGAGAAGTTAACATGGTTGCAAAAGTGCTATCTAAATGTAGTTTGGACACTAACATAGGCACTATCTACATGGAGCAACCTCCTCCTCAAGTTATCAATGCCTTCCTTGATGATTTGAGTGAAGTTCCTAGATCTAGGAAAGTTTGTAATGCCTTAAGTTAG
- the LOC133708757 gene encoding beta-amyrin 28-monooxygenase → MELNFYLTLLLGFVSFVTFSLFFLFYRHRSQFTGNNLPPGKVGYPVIGESYEFLATGWKGHPEKFIFDRMTKYSSEVFKTSIFGEKACIFAGAACNKFLFSNENKLVTAWWPSSVNKVFPSSMETSAKEEAKKMRKMLPNFMNPQALQRYIGIMDTIAQRHFADGWENKKEVEVFPLAKNYTFWLAARLFVSLEDPKDVDKFGDPFQLLASGIISMPIDFPGTPFYKAIKASNWIREELYKIIKQRKIDLAEGKASPTQDILSHMLLTCDEEGTYMKEMDIADKILGLLIGGHDTASATCTFIVKYLGELPHIYDAVYKEQMEIANSKAPGELLNWDDLQKMKYSWNVAQEVLRVAPPLQGAFREALQDFVFNGFTIPKGWKLYWSANSTHKSAAYFPEPQKFDPTRFEGNGPAPYTFVPFGGGPRMCPGKEYARLEILVFMHNLVKRFKWEAIIPDEKIVVDPLPMPAKGLPIRLFPHKKA, encoded by the exons ATGGAGCTTAACTTCTACCTCACCCTCCTGTTGGGCTTTGTTTCCTTCGTCaccttttctctcttcttcctcttctacaGGCACAGATCTCAGTTCACCGGCAACAACCTCCCTCCGGGGAAGGTCGGCTACCCGGTGATCGGAGAGAGCTACGAGTTCCTAGCCACGGGATGGAAAGGCCACCCCGAGAAATTCATCTTTGACCGCATGACCAAGTACTCCTCCGAAGTCTTCAAGACCTCCATCTTCGGCGAGAAGGCTTGCATCTTTGCCGGCGCCGCCTGCAACAAGTTCTTGTTCTCCAACGAGAACAAGCTCGTCACTGCCTGGTGGCCTAGCTCCGTCAACAAGGTCTTCCCTTCTTCCATGGAGACTTCCGCCAAAGAGGAGGCCAAGAAGATGAGGAAGATGCTCCCCAACTTCATGAACCCTCAGGCTCTTCAACGCTACATCGGAATCATGGACACCATCGCTCAACGACACTTTGCTGATGGCTGGGAAAACAAGAAGGAAGTCGAGGTCTTCCCCCTTGCCAAGAA CTACACATTTTGGCTGGCTGCACGACTGTTCGTTAGCCTCGAGGACCCAAAGGACGTAGACAAATTCGGCGACCCCTTCCAACTGTTGGCCTCCGGAATCATCTCGATGCCAATTGACTTCCCCGGAACACCGTTCTATAAAGCCATCAAGGCCTCCAACTGGATCAGGGAGGAGCTGTACAAGATCATCAAGCAGAGGAAGATCGACTTGGCCGAGGGCAAGGCGTCACCCACCCAAGACATATTGTCCCACATGCTCTTGACTTGCGACGAGGAAGGAACCTACATGAAGGAGATGGACATCGCCGATAAGATTCTCGGATTGTTGATCGGAGGCCACGACACAGCCAGCGCCACCTGCACTTTCATTGTCAAGTACCTTGGAGAGCTCCCTCATATCTATGATGCAGTCTACAAGG AGCAAATGGAGATTGCGAACTCAAAAGCACCAggggagttgttgaactgggaTGATCTTCAGAAGATGAAGTACTCATGGAACGTGGCACAGGAAGTGTTGAGAGTGGCACCACCACTTCAAGGAGCTTTTAGGGAAGCGTTGCAAGACTTCGTCTTCAATGGCTTCACCATCCCTAAAGGCTGGAAGTTGTATTGGAGCGCAAACTCGACCCACAAGAGTGCGGCTTACTTCCCCGAACCCCAGAAGTTCGACCCTACAAGATTCGAAGGAAACGGACCTGCCCCATACACGTTTGTTCCCTTTGGAGGAGGCCCGAGAATGTGCCCCGGAAAAGAGTACGCCCGATTGGAAATTCTTGTTTTCATGCATAACCTAGTCAAGAGGTTCAAGTGGGAGGCGATTATTCCCGATGAGAAGATCGTGGTCGACCCGTTGCCCATGCCCGCCAAGGGACTTCCCATCCGCCTTTTCCCTCACAAAAAGGCTTAA
- the LOC133711947 gene encoding uncharacterized protein LOC133711947, translating into MAESTAIESLGEFCCTIVTIYHQRYLRAPNIEDLERLLQLAERRGFPGMIGSLDCMHWQWKNCPTGWQGSFSGKSRKPTIVLEAVADFDTWIWHAFFGIPGTQNDITVLGRSPLFDALTEGQSPQLDYHINNYRYSMGYYLADGFYPKWATLVQAIRRPQNEAEAYFTTKQEAFHKDVERAFGVLQARWAIIRQLARGWSLENLSNIMLACIILHNMIVEDERADYYNGESDDDEPDPNRSRRDRARILDEARENLERHPRSERIIMAEYMSRYRMIRSPVGNRHLQDDLIQHLWSLRGQAP; encoded by the coding sequence ATGGCTGAATCTACTGCTATAGAAAGCTTAGGTGAATTTTGTTGTACGATCGTCACCATCTATCATCAACGATATCTTCGAGCACCAAACATAGAGGATCTGGAACGGCTCTTACAGCTAGCTGAACGACGAGGCTTTCCTGGAATGATAGGTTCGCTCGACTGCATGCATTGGCAATGGAAGAACTGTCCAACTGGATGGCAAGGAAGCTTTAGTGGAAAGTCAAGAAAACCAACCATCGTTCTCGAAGCCGTGGCTGATTTTGATACATGGATCTGGCATGCCTTTTTTGGAATTCCTGGTACCCAAAATGACATTACAGTCCTCGGGCGTTCACCACTGTTTGATGCACTCACTGAAGGTCAGTCACCACAATTAGACTACCACATCAATAATTATCGTTATAGCATGGGTTACTATCTCGCTGATGGCTTCTACCCTAAGTGGGCAACACTTGTCCAAGCAATTAGACGCCCTCAAAATGAAGCGGAAGCATATTTCACCACCAAACAAGAGGCCTTCCACAAAGACGTTGAAAGAGCATTTGGTGTTCTCCAGGCAAGATGGGCAATCATTAGACAACTTGCAAGAGGGTGGAGTTTGGAAAATTTGTCCAATATCATGCTGGCATGCATTATCCTTCATAATATGATTGTTGAGGATGAACGTGCCGATTACTACAATGGCGAGTCTGATGATGACGAACCGGATCCAAATAggtccagaagggatcgagctCGCATCTTAGACGAAGCGAGAGAAAATTTGGAAAGGCATCCAAGATCCGAAAGAATCATCATGGCGGAATATATGTCTCGATACAGAATGATACGTTCTCCTGTTGGCAACCGACATTTACAAGATGATCTTATCCAACACCTCTGGAGTCTGCGAGGTCAAGCACCATGA